The genomic stretch GCATTTAAGTGCTTTAGCTGCGTTATTGCTTTGCAAATACAAAGCTCCTAACGTCTGAGCATCGTAAGCACTTTCCGGGTCTAATACACATAAAGCTTCAAAAAAAGGCAGGGCAATCTCATACTTGCCTTGGCGAATATAGGCATATCCGGCAGAACGCATTTCTTCTAAAATTTCTTCCGACCAGCCTAAAGATTCTCGCCAATTAAGTTTGTGCATAATTATCCTTGTAAAAACTGGCCTACTCTACCTACAATAAAGTTTAGCCAATTGTTTAATTTTTCAATTTCGCGAAAACAGTTTTTTAAGGTCTCTTTTTCTTGCTTCTCTTCAGGAGTACGACACAAAATTTCTTCTAGCTTTTGCTCTTGCAGGGCTTGTTCATCAAATGAACCAAAACTGGGAATCACACGATACGAGAAGGGAGAGCGGCGCATAAAGCGAAAACGGGGAGGAGGAAAGAAATAAGCCCAGGGCGTGTAAAGGGGAGCAATGCCTAGCAGCACATCCAGTTCAGTAGGTTTAGGATAAATATCTAAAACTTGCAATTGTGCAGGTATACTGGCTGCTTGATCTAGCTGAAATTGTTGGTTAATCTGCTCGATCATTCGCGTGCGAATCGCATAGAGATTATAGACACTAATGTCTAACTTATCAATCGTTGCCATAGAAACTCACTCTTTTTTTATATGATAGCCTTGCAGCGTAAGAGCCTACAAGCAGATAATTCATCCTATTTTAAGCCCCAAATACTATTCTAGCATGTTTAAAATTATTTAGCAAAACTTGACAATTGGATGAATAGCTAATGGAGTATAAATGCTTTATATAAATGCTTTTTAATCGTATGCTAATTGTTTAAAAATATTGCCCTGTGTAGATTAATATTTTCCCCTAATCTTTTGCCTGCATTCTATAAAAAAACTTTAAGGATGTTTTTTCATGTCGTCTTCTCCTCATTTTTCCGTTCTGTTACCTGAATTCTTAAGTTTTTTTGCAGATAAAACAATTCACGGTTTTATTGATGCCACCTTGGGTGCTGGCGGCCATTCGGCTGCTCTTTTGCAAGCTCATCCAGAAATTAAGCGGCTGATTGGGCTCGATCAAGATCCGGTAGCTTTAGCTATAGCCCAAAGCCGATTGATAACTTGGGAATCGAAAATTGATTTTATTAAGCTTAACTTTGTTCACATGAGATCTAGCCTCTCTGCTTATTCTGTCCCCATAGATGGCATTCTTTTAGATTTGGGTGTCTCCTCCATGCAGCTTGATACCGCCTCTAAAGGTTTTAGCTTTTCTAAGGAAGGGCCTTTAGATATGCGAATGGATCCTTCACATAATTTGACTGCTGAAGAGATTGTAAATACTTGGTCCGAACAAGAATTAGGAAAAATATTTCGCGAGTGGGGGGAAGAAAAGCAGTGGCATACAGCCGCACGCATTCTGGTAAAAGTGCGCCAGGAAAAACCTTTAAAAACTACCCAAGATTTAGTGAAGGCTCTTCTACCAGCTTTACGTTATCGGGCTAAAAAAGGTATCCACCCGCTTACTCTTATTTTCCAAGCTTTACGTATTGCCGTTAATCGAGAGTTAGAGGTCTTGGAAAAAATTTTACCCGATGCACTTTCACTTTTAACTCCTGGCGGAAGGCTAGCGGTGATAACTTTTCATAGTCTAGAAGATCGCTTAGTAAAAAATTTCTTTAGATTTGCAGCAAGCGATAAATATGAAACATCAGGGGTGGGCGGTATGTTTTTGGATAAGGCTCCTGAAGCACATATTCTTACCCGAAGGCCTTTAGTAGCTAGCGAAGAAGAGATAAACCTGAATCCTCGAAGCCGTAGTGCAAAATTAAGAGTGATTGAAAAAATATGAAAAGATGCGAAAGTAATTTTCAAGGGTTGATTATAAAGCTTTTTATATGTGTAGTGCTTGCCGGTCTAGTTCTTTATACTTATATTTTTAAGCAAAATGAATTAACAGAATTGCGTATGGCAATTCCTTCATTAGCTAAAGAAGTGCGCACAATTCATGAAGAAAATAACCGTTTAAAATATGAGATTGATCAATTTGAAAGTCCCATTCATCTTATGGAGCTGATGCGGATGCCCGAATTTAGTGCTTTAAAATTTGCTTATAATTCGCAAGTCATTGTTTTACCTTTAACCTCGCCAGTTCCAGGCAAAGACTTCGCTGATTTGCAAGAGGAGAATTGGCCTTAATGCCTGTACGACCTCCACTTCCTCCTCAGGCCAGTGATCGAAGAAGGCTATTGTTTGTTGCCTTTTTTATCATTTTTTTATTTTCTTTACTTGTGGCTAAGTTTTATATGCTGCAAATCGCCGAAGGAGAAAAATGGACGCACCTAGCTAATCGGCAGCATTATTTTGTTGTTAATGAACCTTTCTTGCGTGGAAGATTTATCTCTAATACAAGTATACAGAGAGCCCATCCTGAAATTGAACAAGCTTTTGTCGTCGATATTCTTAAATTTCATTTGCATGTAGACGTTGAATCTATTCCTTCTCAGCATCATGCTGAAATTGCACAAAAGCTTATCCAAATCCTTGATCTTCCTGCTGAAGAACATTCTCATCTATGTGAACAATTTGGATATAGAAGCCGCAATAGAAAGTTAAAGATGTGGCTAGAAAAAGAAACCCGTGATGCAATTTTAGACTGGTGGATGCCCTATGCTAAACGAAATAAAATTGCCCGCAATGCTCTTTTTTTTGCCAGTGATTATCAACGGTCGTATCCTTTTGGAAAATTACTTGGCCAACTTTTACATACAGTGCAAAATCAAAGAGATGAGGTTACAAAGCAAGCAATCCCTACAGGTGGCTTAGAGCTGTGTTTTGATCATTTTCTTAAAGGAAGGATGGGAAAACGGCGATTAATGCGTTCTCCTAGAAATGCGTTTGAAATGGGCGAAGTTATTGCCAAGCCTCAGAATGGAGCCGATGTTTATTTAACCATTAACCATTGTTTACAAGCTATAGCAGAAGAAGAGCTTGAAAAAGGAGTAAAAAATGCTAAAGCTAAAGGGGGGTGGGCAGTGATGATGAATCCTTTTAGTGGCGAAATATTGGCGTTGGCCCAGTATCCTTATTTTTATCCTCCCCATTATCAAGATTATTTCAATGATCCCCAAATGATTGAGCATACTAAAGTAAAAGCTTTGACCGATACACTTGAACCTGGCTCTACTTTTAAGCCTATCATTCTAGCAATTGCTTTGAAAGCAAATATAGAATTGCGTAAAAAAGGGGAAAGTGAGCTGTTCGATCCTCACGCGATGATGCCTACTTCCAATACTTTTTTTAAAGGACGTGGTAAGCCTTTGATAGATACTCATATGCACCCTTATCTAAATATGTATATGGCTATTCAGAAATCCTCTAATATTTATCCAGCAAGATTAATGGAAAAAGTGGTTGAACGGCTAGGGGCTTCCTTTATCCGCAATCATTTAACCGAAACATTTGGCTTTGGTGCTAAAACTCAAATTGAGCTTCCTGCTGAGAGTGCAGGAGTGGTTCCTTTACCGGGCAAAAAACATCCTAATGGCAAAGATGAATGGTCTATTTCTACCCCCTATTCCTTAGCGTTTGGCCATAACATTCAAGTAAATAGCATTCAGCTGCTTAGAGCTTTCGCTGTTTTTGTTAATGGAGGATATCTTGTACAACCTACCCTTATCCGCAAAATTGCTAGTAATCCTGAAGAAGGCACTCAAACCATTTTTGTAGATCATACTGATATAGGCAGGATTCAGCAATTTCCTCAGGTATTAGAGAAAGAATGCTGTAGTGAAATAGTAAAAAGCTTAAAATACACGACTAAGGTGGGAGGTACGGCTAGACGTGCAGATGTGCCAGGATATTCTGAAGCAGGCAAGACTAGCACCGCAAAAAAAATAGTCAACGGTGCTTATTCCGATGAACTTTATTGTCCAAGTTTCATCGGTTTTACTCCTGCTGATAAGCCGGCTTTTATTCTCCTTGTTACCCTAGATGAGCCTCAATATGGTTACACACCAGGAGTAGGGTCATGGCACCATGGGGGAACTTGTGCTGCCCCAGTGTTTTGCGAAATAGCTAAGAGGTCTTTAGCCTATTTAGGTATAGCTCCGGATGATCCCTACGGTTATCCAATAGGGGATCCTAGACGTTGCCAAGAAAAAGCAAACTGGGCGCATGAAATTAGAGAGTTGAAAGAAATGTATGAAAAGTGGAATAACAAAGAGCCTGGAAAAACTTAGGTGATTTAAATGGCTGCGAGGAGAAGTGCGAGTTGAGAATGAAACTAAAAAAACTATTAAAAAATATTTCCGTGCAAGCAGTTAAAGGCTCTAAAGAAGTTTTTATAACCGGAATTTGTGCCAATTCTAAGGTTGTAGCTCCTGGCAATTTATTTGTTGCTAAAAAAGGCCGTATGAATGATGGCGCTCACTACATTCATGAAGCTATTGAGGCAGGAGCTAGTGCTATCTTGACCGACATCTTCGATCCCTCCTTGCGCTTTATCACTCAAGTTATTCATCCTCAGGTGCCTGTAGTAGAGCCTCTTTTAGCAGCTCATTATTATCAGTTTCCTAGTCAAGAGCTATTCATGGTAGGTATCACCGGTACTAATGGAAAAACTACCACTTCTTTTCTTGTTAAGCATTTACTAGAACATTTAAAGGTACCCTGTGGGCTTATAGGGACGATTGAGTATATTATAGGTAAGCATCGTTACCAAGCCACTCGCACAACGCCCGATGTTATTAGTAACCATAAGTTGCTAAGAGAGATGGTTTTGCAAAATTGTAAAGCTGCGGTCATGGAAGTAACTTCACATGCTTTAGATCAAGGCCGGGCAGTAAATATTGAATATGATGTGGCCATTTTTACTAATTTGACACTTGATCACTTAGATTATCATCAATCGATGGATAACTATTGCCAAGCTAAGCAAAAACTATTTCAAACTTTAAACCCTGAGAAAAATAAGACAGGGAATAACTTTCCTTGCACGGCAGTGATTAATATCGATAGCCCTTGGCATCAAATGATGGTAAAAGGCTGTAGAGCTAAAATTCTGACTTACGGGCTAAGCGCTGCTGCAGATGTACAAGCTAAAAACATAGTCCTAACCTCTTTTGGTACAGACTTTACTATCGGCTATGCTGGGGAGGAAGTCGCCTGCCACTGTCCTTTAGTAGGGCGTTTCAATATCTATAATTGCTTGGCCGCTATCTGCGTAGGCCTCGTAAGAAAAGAGCCTTTGAAAAAATTGGTAGAGATTATAGCCTCTTTTCCAGCCGTTCCAGGTCGCATGCAAGCGGTCTTTAATGAATTAGGGTTAAATATATTTGTTGATTTTGCTCATACGGATGATGCTCTTACAAACGTTTTAGAATGTTTGCAAGAATTTAAGCAGGGCCGAATTATTACTGTATTTGGATGCGGAGGAAATAGGGATGCTTCTAAACGCCCAAAAATGGCACAAGTGGCTGAGAAATTTTCCGATTATTGTATTGTGACTTCCGATAATCCACGCTTTGAGAATCCTCAAACTATTTGCCAGGAGATTGCTCGAGGGTTTAATCAAAAGAATTGGGAAGTAGAAGTGGATCGATACGAGGCTATTAAAAAAGCAATCTACATGGCTAAGCCAGCGGATGTGATTCTTATTGCCGGTAAAGGCCATGAAGCCTATCAAATTTTTTCCTACAAAACCATTGAATTTGACGATAGAAAAATTGCTGCTCAAATATGTTTGGAAAAACATAAAGATGAAAATGATAAAAAAATAAATTTATGATAAAAAATTTTCGAAATTGTCTATGGATTTTTTTGTTGCTAAGCCTTG from Neochlamydia sp. AcF84 encodes the following:
- a CDS encoding tetratricopeptide repeat protein, with amino-acid sequence MHKLNWRESLGWSEEILEEMRSAGYAYIRQGKYEIALPFFEALCVLDPESAYDAQTLGALYLQSNNAAKALKCFDKALKIEGDHSPTLLNLAKALFMLGKKEEGLKVANILKNEANAAISNVAKALILAHS
- a CDS encoding DUF5399 domain-containing protein; the encoded protein is MATIDKLDISVYNLYAIRTRMIEQINQQFQLDQAASIPAQLQVLDIYPKPTELDVLLGIAPLYTPWAYFFPPPRFRFMRRSPFSYRVIPSFGSFDEQALQEQKLEEILCRTPEEKQEKETLKNCFREIEKLNNWLNFIVGRVGQFLQG
- the rsmH gene encoding 16S rRNA (cytosine(1402)-N(4))-methyltransferase RsmH; translated protein: MSSSPHFSVLLPEFLSFFADKTIHGFIDATLGAGGHSAALLQAHPEIKRLIGLDQDPVALAIAQSRLITWESKIDFIKLNFVHMRSSLSAYSVPIDGILLDLGVSSMQLDTASKGFSFSKEGPLDMRMDPSHNLTAEEIVNTWSEQELGKIFREWGEEKQWHTAARILVKVRQEKPLKTTQDLVKALLPALRYRAKKGIHPLTLIFQALRIAVNRELEVLEKILPDALSLLTPGGRLAVITFHSLEDRLVKNFFRFAASDKYETSGVGGMFLDKAPEAHILTRRPLVASEEEINLNPRSRSAKLRVIEKI
- a CDS encoding penicillin-binding protein 2, with translation MPVRPPLPPQASDRRRLLFVAFFIIFLFSLLVAKFYMLQIAEGEKWTHLANRQHYFVVNEPFLRGRFISNTSIQRAHPEIEQAFVVDILKFHLHVDVESIPSQHHAEIAQKLIQILDLPAEEHSHLCEQFGYRSRNRKLKMWLEKETRDAILDWWMPYAKRNKIARNALFFASDYQRSYPFGKLLGQLLHTVQNQRDEVTKQAIPTGGLELCFDHFLKGRMGKRRLMRSPRNAFEMGEVIAKPQNGADVYLTINHCLQAIAEEELEKGVKNAKAKGGWAVMMNPFSGEILALAQYPYFYPPHYQDYFNDPQMIEHTKVKALTDTLEPGSTFKPIILAIALKANIELRKKGESELFDPHAMMPTSNTFFKGRGKPLIDTHMHPYLNMYMAIQKSSNIYPARLMEKVVERLGASFIRNHLTETFGFGAKTQIELPAESAGVVPLPGKKHPNGKDEWSISTPYSLAFGHNIQVNSIQLLRAFAVFVNGGYLVQPTLIRKIASNPEEGTQTIFVDHTDIGRIQQFPQVLEKECCSEIVKSLKYTTKVGGTARRADVPGYSEAGKTSTAKKIVNGAYSDELYCPSFIGFTPADKPAFILLVTLDEPQYGYTPGVGSWHHGGTCAAPVFCEIAKRSLAYLGIAPDDPYGYPIGDPRRCQEKANWAHEIRELKEMYEKWNNKEPGKT
- a CDS encoding UDP-N-acetylmuramoyl-L-alanyl-D-glutamate--2,6-diaminopimelate ligase — encoded protein: MKLKKLLKNISVQAVKGSKEVFITGICANSKVVAPGNLFVAKKGRMNDGAHYIHEAIEAGASAILTDIFDPSLRFITQVIHPQVPVVEPLLAAHYYQFPSQELFMVGITGTNGKTTTSFLVKHLLEHLKVPCGLIGTIEYIIGKHRYQATRTTPDVISNHKLLREMVLQNCKAAVMEVTSHALDQGRAVNIEYDVAIFTNLTLDHLDYHQSMDNYCQAKQKLFQTLNPEKNKTGNNFPCTAVINIDSPWHQMMVKGCRAKILTYGLSAAADVQAKNIVLTSFGTDFTIGYAGEEVACHCPLVGRFNIYNCLAAICVGLVRKEPLKKLVEIIASFPAVPGRMQAVFNELGLNIFVDFAHTDDALTNVLECLQEFKQGRIITVFGCGGNRDASKRPKMAQVAEKFSDYCIVTSDNPRFENPQTICQEIARGFNQKNWEVEVDRYEAIKKAIYMAKPADVILIAGKGHEAYQIFSYKTIEFDDRKIAAQICLEKHKDENDKKINL